The Gymnodinialimonas sp. 57CJ19 genome includes a window with the following:
- a CDS encoding helix-turn-helix domain-containing protein — MPDTFSMLLFEGFSNLCLANAVEPLRAANTLARTELYRWNFLSLDDAPVRSSSGLPVQATQLSSLLSGSHLFVMPSYGYEALAAPATARALRASARRYDALVGLDTGAYLLAHAGLLDGRRATCHWDTLGQAAEAFPEVEFTEDRFVVDGNRISCGGASTTLELMLELIERRHGAALSLEVAALFMYGERPPDLDPQRLIPTHRTVKAAAALMRRHVEVPLGITALAAELNLTRRALELAFQAHAGMSPGALYRSIRLGEARRRLEQTRESVSEVALRSGYRDATAMARAFKAEFGITPSAARLARKTQGT, encoded by the coding sequence ATGCCGGATACGTTTTCCATGTTATTGTTTGAGGGGTTCTCTAACCTCTGCCTTGCCAATGCGGTGGAACCGTTGCGCGCGGCCAACACGCTGGCACGCACCGAGCTGTATCGGTGGAATTTCCTGTCCCTTGATGACGCGCCGGTCCGCTCCTCCAGTGGGTTGCCTGTGCAGGCAACGCAACTGTCCTCGCTGCTGTCAGGATCGCACCTGTTCGTGATGCCAAGCTACGGGTACGAGGCGCTTGCCGCGCCCGCCACCGCTCGTGCGCTTCGCGCGTCCGCGCGGCGCTATGATGCGTTGGTAGGCTTGGATACCGGAGCCTACCTCTTGGCCCATGCCGGCCTGTTGGATGGCCGCCGTGCGACGTGTCACTGGGACACTTTGGGGCAGGCCGCAGAGGCATTTCCAGAGGTCGAATTTACCGAAGATCGCTTTGTTGTCGACGGCAACAGGATCAGTTGCGGCGGGGCAAGTACGACGCTGGAGCTGATGCTGGAGTTGATCGAGCGTCGCCACGGTGCGGCCCTATCGCTGGAGGTGGCCGCCCTGTTCATGTACGGAGAACGCCCCCCGGACCTTGATCCACAGCGCCTGATCCCCACCCACCGGACGGTCAAAGCCGCCGCTGCCCTGATGCGCCGCCATGTGGAGGTGCCGCTGGGGATCACGGCATTGGCGGCCGAACTCAACCTGACCCGCCGCGCGTTAGAGCTCGCATTCCAAGCCCATGCGGGGATGTCCCCCGGCGCGCTTTACCGCAGCATCCGCTTGGGCGAAGCGCGGCGCCGGCTGGAGCAAACCCGTGAAAGCGTATCCGAGGTCGCCTTGCGCTCGGGCTACCGGGATGCCACGGCTATGGCACGGGCCTTCAAGGCGGAATTCGGAATCACCCCGTCGGCCGCCAGATTGGCAAGGAAAACACAGGGCACCTAG
- a CDS encoding glyceraldehyde 3-phosphate dehydrogenase NAD-binding domain-containing protein, with translation MTIRVAINGFGRIGRSVLRAWALGGGRLGPTWPDVEIVAINDIASPETCAYLFEYDSVFGAFPGDVSIVDGDLTVNGHHIPLTQERDTGALDLAGVDILMECTGRGARDVAEAALAAGAGRVLISGPAPDPDLTLVLGANHDALRPEHRIVSNASCTTNAIAPLVRLIDEEWGLDSALMTTVHCYTGSQPTVDMPMRDPARSRAAALSMVPTTTSAEKLVDVVLPHLAGRITGSAVRVPAASVSCVDLAVMTREMPSADEARALLQEHVGGVIGYTDKPLVSSDLRARPESLIVAGPEIKRSKGGMLRVFGWYDNEWGFSCRMLDVARMMRLQS, from the coding sequence ATGACGATCCGAGTAGCGATTAACGGTTTTGGTCGGATCGGACGATCCGTTCTACGGGCTTGGGCTTTGGGCGGCGGGCGGCTTGGCCCGACGTGGCCCGACGTGGAGATCGTGGCGATCAACGATATCGCCTCCCCTGAGACCTGCGCCTATCTGTTCGAATACGACAGCGTCTTTGGGGCCTTTCCCGGCGACGTTTCGATTGTTGATGGCGACCTGACCGTGAACGGGCACCATATTCCCCTGACACAGGAACGCGACACCGGGGCACTGGACCTTGCTGGCGTTGATATCTTGATGGAATGCACCGGACGCGGTGCGCGGGATGTGGCCGAGGCTGCCTTGGCCGCTGGCGCTGGCCGGGTGCTGATCTCGGGCCCCGCGCCGGACCCGGACTTGACCTTGGTCCTGGGCGCGAACCATGACGCGTTGCGGCCCGAGCATCGGATCGTTTCCAACGCATCGTGTACCACCAATGCCATCGCGCCCTTGGTGCGCTTGATCGACGAGGAATGGGGCCTCGACAGTGCCTTGATGACAACGGTGCACTGCTACACCGGCAGCCAGCCCACGGTGGATATGCCGATGCGTGACCCGGCCCGCTCGCGGGCGGCGGCCTTGTCGATGGTGCCCACAACAACCTCGGCCGAGAAGTTGGTAGATGTTGTCTTGCCTCATTTGGCAGGTCGGATCACCGGTTCAGCGGTACGGGTGCCTGCGGCATCCGTGTCTTGCGTGGACCTTGCGGTAATGACGCGCGAAATGCCTTCGGCCGACGAGGCGCGCGCGCTTTTGCAAGAACATGTGGGCGGGGTGATTGGCTACACTGACAAACCCCTTGTCAGCTCGGACCTTCGCGCGCGCCCTGAGTCGCTGATCGTGGCGGGCCCCGAGATCAAACGCTCTAAGGGGGGAATGCTCCGGGTGTTTGGCTGGTACGATAACGAATGGGGATTTTCCTGCCGTATGCTGGATGTCGCCCGCATGATGAGGTTGCAGAGTTAA
- a CDS encoding NAD-dependent succinate-semialdehyde dehydrogenase, with the protein MANWQAWMKEAAYVDGAWVNADSGETIDVTNPATGDVLGHVPNCGTAETERAIAAAQGAFGDFAAMPLMDRVGLLWKLHDALMDNQDALAELLTIEMGKPLAEAKGEIGIGAQYVRWFAEEARRAKGEIVPAGVNGRRILVTKHPVGVVGMITPWNFPSSMLARKIAPALAAGCPVVAKPATATPYSGLAWAALAEDVGYPAGVVNVLTGSARKIAGAMMDAPEVRKVTFTGSTDVGKELIRQSADTVKKVSMELGGNAPFIVFDDADLDKAVDGAMASKFRNSGQTCVCANRIYVQAGVHDAFVEKLVAATKAMKVGDGREEGVEQGPLIDGDAVAKVQELLDDATAKGGNVACGGKAHALGGSFYEPTVVTGATQDMAFAQEEIFGPLAPVFKFETEQEAIEMANDTVFGLASYAYTSDMGRAFRLNEGLQYGMIGINSGLITTVEAPFGGVKESGLGKEGGSQGLEDYLETKYVCIDGV; encoded by the coding sequence ATGGCAAATTGGCAAGCTTGGATGAAGGAAGCGGCATATGTGGATGGCGCATGGGTCAATGCTGACAGCGGCGAAACCATCGACGTGACCAACCCCGCTACGGGCGACGTGCTCGGCCATGTTCCAAACTGCGGCACCGCCGAGACTGAGCGTGCCATCGCCGCCGCCCAAGGCGCTTTTGGCGACTTCGCCGCGATGCCTCTGATGGACCGGGTCGGGCTGTTGTGGAAATTGCACGACGCGCTGATGGACAACCAAGATGCCTTGGCCGAACTGCTGACCATCGAGATGGGCAAACCCCTGGCCGAGGCCAAAGGCGAGATCGGCATCGGAGCGCAATACGTGCGCTGGTTTGCCGAAGAAGCCCGTCGCGCGAAGGGAGAGATCGTTCCTGCGGGTGTAAACGGGCGCCGGATCTTGGTCACCAAGCATCCCGTGGGCGTCGTGGGGATGATTACGCCGTGGAACTTCCCCTCGTCGATGTTGGCCCGCAAGATTGCCCCTGCGCTGGCGGCGGGTTGCCCCGTGGTGGCGAAACCCGCGACGGCCACGCCCTATTCGGGTCTTGCATGGGCGGCACTGGCTGAAGACGTCGGCTACCCAGCGGGCGTGGTGAATGTGTTGACAGGATCGGCCCGGAAGATTGCAGGCGCGATGATGGACGCGCCAGAGGTGCGCAAGGTAACATTCACCGGCTCGACCGATGTAGGCAAGGAATTGATCCGCCAGTCGGCAGATACGGTCAAGAAGGTCTCGATGGAACTGGGCGGCAACGCGCCGTTCATCGTGTTCGATGATGCGGATCTGGATAAGGCTGTGGACGGCGCGATGGCATCCAAGTTCCGCAACTCGGGCCAAACCTGCGTCTGTGCCAACCGGATTTATGTACAGGCGGGCGTCCATGATGCGTTCGTCGAAAAGCTGGTGGCTGCGACAAAAGCGATGAAAGTGGGCGATGGGCGCGAAGAAGGCGTGGAGCAGGGGCCGTTGATCGACGGCGATGCCGTCGCGAAGGTGCAGGAGCTGTTGGACGATGCGACAGCCAAGGGTGGCAATGTCGCTTGCGGCGGCAAGGCGCACGCTTTGGGCGGGTCGTTCTATGAGCCGACGGTGGTTACCGGCGCGACCCAGGACATGGCCTTTGCGCAGGAAGAGATCTTCGGGCCGCTGGCACCGGTCTTCAAGTTTGAAACGGAGCAAGAGGCCATCGAGATGGCCAATGACACTGTCTTTGGCTTGGCGAGCTATGCCTATACCTCGGATATGGGCCGTGCGTTCCGTCTGAATGAGGGGCTGCAATACGGGATGATCGGGATCAACTCGGGTCTGATCACGACGGTTGAGGCGCCTTTTGGCGGAGTGAAAGAGAGTGGCCTTGGAAAAGAAGGCGGCTCGCAAGGTTTGGAAGATTATCTGGAAACGAAATACGTCTGTATCGATGGCGTTTAA
- a CDS encoding 3-keto-5-aminohexanoate cleavage protein, protein MPLTMNKDVFITCAVTGSGSTQDRSPHVPRSPAQIADSAIEAAKAGAAVVHCHVRDPETGTPSRDLAYYREVTDRIRDAEVDVVLNLTAGMGGDIVFGSTDAPLPTREGTDMVGAAERVAHIAECLPEICTLDCGTMNFAEADYVMTNTPGMLRAMGQMMTDLGVKPEIEAFDTGHLWFAKELVKEGVLDSPALVQLCMGVPWGAPDDLNTFMAMVNNVPDDWTFSAFALGRNQMAYVAASVLAGGNVRVGLEDNLWLDKGVLATNAQLVERAVGIIEAMGAKVIGPAQVRTNLGLTKQAPK, encoded by the coding sequence ATGCCACTGACCATGAACAAAGATGTCTTCATCACCTGCGCCGTGACCGGCTCGGGCTCCACTCAGGATCGCAGCCCTCATGTGCCACGCTCCCCGGCGCAGATCGCCGATAGCGCGATCGAGGCCGCGAAGGCCGGGGCCGCGGTCGTGCATTGCCACGTACGCGATCCAGAAACGGGCACGCCGTCGCGGGACTTGGCTTATTATCGGGAGGTGACCGATCGCATCCGGGATGCTGAGGTTGACGTGGTTCTTAACCTTACCGCTGGAATGGGCGGCGATATCGTCTTCGGCTCTACCGATGCCCCCCTACCCACGCGAGAGGGCACAGACATGGTCGGCGCGGCAGAGCGTGTGGCCCATATCGCCGAGTGCCTGCCCGAGATTTGCACCCTTGATTGCGGGACTATGAACTTCGCGGAAGCCGACTACGTGATGACGAACACCCCTGGCATGTTGCGGGCGATGGGGCAGATGATGACCGATCTGGGCGTGAAGCCCGAGATTGAGGCGTTCGACACCGGGCATCTCTGGTTCGCCAAGGAACTGGTGAAGGAAGGCGTGCTCGACAGCCCCGCCCTGGTCCAGCTTTGCATGGGCGTGCCTTGGGGCGCCCCCGACGATTTGAACACCTTCATGGCGATGGTGAACAATGTGCCCGATGACTGGACCTTCAGCGCCTTTGCCTTGGGGCGCAACCAGATGGCCTATGTGGCCGCGTCGGTATTGGCGGGGGGAAACGTGCGTGTGGGGTTGGAAGATAACCTGTGGCTCGACAAAGGAGTACTCGCGACCAACGCGCAGCTTGTGGAGCGGGCCGTGGGGATAATCGAGGCGATGGGCGCCAAGGTCATTGGCCCCGCACAAGTCCGCACAAACCTTGGATTGACCAAGCAGGCACCGAAATGA
- a CDS encoding acyl-CoA dehydrogenase family protein: MDFGLNDEQEMIVSTVRSFVENEIYPHEAEVERTGQVPLELGLEIKQKVIDLGFYACNFPESVGGAGLSHLDFTLVERELGRGSMALTHFFGRPQNILMACEGDQIERYLLPAVRGERMDALAMTEPDAGSDVRGMKCAAVRDGGDWVVNGSKHFISGAEHADFFIVFVATGVDETPRGPKKRITCFLVDRGHPGFEVREGYNSVSHKGYKNCILTFDDCRLPDAQVLGEVDGGFAVMNEWLYATRLTVAAFSVGRARRCFDMAVDYAAQRKQFGQQIAKFQGVSFQIADMITEIDAADYLTLAGAWRLDEALPANREIASAKLYATEMLARVTDTTLQIFGGMGLMDDFPIERFWRDARVERIWDGTSEIQRHIISRDLFRPLGA, from the coding sequence ATGGATTTCGGCCTGAACGACGAACAGGAAATGATCGTATCCACGGTCCGTAGTTTCGTGGAAAATGAAATCTACCCCCATGAGGCCGAGGTGGAGCGAACGGGCCAAGTACCATTGGAATTGGGGTTGGAGATCAAGCAGAAGGTCATCGACCTTGGGTTCTACGCCTGCAACTTTCCCGAAAGCGTGGGCGGGGCCGGGCTGTCGCATCTGGATTTCACCTTGGTAGAGAGAGAGTTGGGGCGCGGGTCCATGGCGCTCACTCATTTCTTCGGGCGACCACAGAATATCCTGATGGCGTGCGAAGGCGATCAGATTGAGCGTTATCTTCTGCCGGCCGTGCGGGGCGAGCGGATGGATGCGCTTGCCATGACGGAACCCGATGCTGGGTCTGACGTGCGGGGGATGAAATGCGCGGCCGTGCGTGACGGCGGGGATTGGGTGGTGAACGGCTCCAAGCACTTCATCTCGGGCGCAGAGCACGCGGATTTCTTTATCGTCTTTGTGGCAACTGGCGTGGATGAAACACCCCGTGGTCCCAAGAAGCGGATCACCTGCTTCCTTGTGGATCGCGGTCATCCGGGGTTTGAGGTGCGCGAAGGCTACAACTCCGTAAGCCACAAGGGCTACAAGAACTGCATCCTCACTTTTGACGATTGTCGTTTACCCGACGCGCAGGTCCTGGGAGAAGTCGATGGCGGCTTCGCCGTCATGAATGAATGGCTCTACGCGACCCGTCTGACGGTCGCCGCCTTCAGCGTGGGGCGGGCCCGGCGGTGTTTTGATATGGCCGTAGACTATGCCGCGCAACGCAAGCAGTTCGGGCAACAGATCGCCAAGTTCCAAGGCGTCAGCTTCCAGATCGCCGATATGATTACCGAGATCGACGCCGCAGATTATTTGACGTTGGCGGGCGCATGGCGGTTGGACGAGGCCCTTCCGGCGAACCGGGAGATCGCCTCGGCCAAGTTGTATGCGACGGAAATGTTGGCCCGGGTGACCGACACCACACTGCAGATTTTCGGCGGCATGGGGTTGATGGACGACTTCCCGATTGAACGATTCTGGCGCGACGCGCGGGTCGAGCGGATCTGGGATGGCACCTCTGAGATTCAGCGGCATATCATCAGTCGCGATCTGTTCCGGCCTTTGGGCGCATGA
- a CDS encoding carnitinyl-CoA dehydratase: protein MTDTPIKTARRGHVLEVTLDRGKANAIDLATSRIMGDVFTEFRDDPDLRVAIVTGAGEKFFCPGWDLKAAADGDAVDGDYGVGGFGGLQELRGLNKPVIAAVNGICCGGGLELALGADIILAADHASFALPEIRSGTVADAASIKLPKRIPYHIAMEMLFTGRWLDAEEAARWGMINRVVPANDLMDQAREMADLLASGPPLVYAAIKEVVREAEDMKFQDALNKITKSQFETVEKLYRSEDQLEGARAFAEKRDPVWKGR from the coding sequence ATGACCGACACGCCCATCAAAACCGCCCGCCGGGGCCACGTTCTGGAAGTCACACTCGACCGAGGGAAAGCGAACGCCATAGATCTGGCGACCAGCCGGATCATGGGCGACGTCTTCACCGAGTTTCGCGACGACCCCGACCTGCGCGTAGCGATCGTGACGGGCGCCGGAGAGAAATTCTTTTGCCCTGGCTGGGACTTGAAAGCCGCCGCCGATGGCGATGCCGTGGACGGGGACTATGGCGTCGGCGGTTTTGGCGGATTGCAAGAATTACGCGGCCTCAACAAACCAGTGATCGCCGCGGTGAACGGCATCTGCTGCGGCGGGGGACTGGAACTGGCGTTGGGGGCAGATATCATTTTGGCCGCCGATCATGCCAGCTTCGCCTTGCCGGAAATCCGGTCCGGTACTGTGGCCGACGCGGCCTCGATCAAGCTGCCCAAGCGCATCCCCTATCACATCGCGATGGAAATGTTGTTCACCGGGCGCTGGTTGGATGCCGAAGAAGCCGCCCGCTGGGGCATGATAAACCGGGTCGTGCCGGCGAATGACCTGATGGATCAAGCCCGAGAGATGGCGGACCTGCTGGCCAGTGGGCCGCCCCTCGTCTACGCCGCGATAAAGGAAGTGGTGCGCGAGGCGGAAGATATGAAGTTCCAGGATGCGTTGAACAAAATCACCAAGAGCCAGTTTGAAACCGTCGAAAAACTCTACCGCTCGGAAGATCAACTGGAGGGCGCGCGGGCATTCGCCGAAAAACGCGATCCGGTTTGGAAAGGGCGGTAG
- a CDS encoding lipocalin family protein, which produces MKPLLLGLVPALLAVAACGAIIGPSYRDESVTIASSANFDATRYVGRWYEVARYPNPFQEDCPGAIADYALSDVPGVLTVTNTCLDASGQPSDTITGSATDEGLGRLSVRLQGVPVAAPYWVLWVDEGYRTAVVGNPDGRVGWILNRDPDIPADRLTAAREVLDFNGYDLAQLTWSVTP; this is translated from the coding sequence ATGAAGCCTCTCCTCCTCGGGCTTGTCCCAGCCCTCCTCGCAGTGGCGGCCTGTGGGGCAATCATCGGGCCGTCTTACCGGGATGAGAGCGTGACAATCGCTTCGTCTGCCAATTTCGATGCGACCCGCTATGTGGGCCGTTGGTACGAGGTGGCACGCTACCCCAACCCGTTCCAAGAAGATTGTCCCGGTGCAATTGCCGACTATGCGCTATCCGATGTGCCGGGCGTCTTGACTGTGACGAACACCTGTCTTGATGCCAGCGGTCAGCCCTCTGACACAATAACGGGCAGCGCCACCGATGAAGGGCTCGGCCGCCTGTCAGTCCGGCTGCAGGGCGTCCCCGTGGCCGCGCCTTATTGGGTGCTATGGGTTGATGAAGGCTACCGCACCGCGGTGGTCGGCAACCCCGACGGGCGCGTGGGCTGGATCTTGAACCGCGACCCGGACATCCCGGCCGACCGCCTCACAGCCGCCCGCGAAGTGCTCGATTTCAACGGCTATGACCTTGCCCAACTGACCTGGAGTGTAACCCCATGA
- a CDS encoding acetate--CoA ligase family protein codes for MDRLLKPRSIAVIGGGAWCESVIRECQKIGFAGDIWPVHPTKVEIQGLAAVGSVEALPAAPDAAFVGVNRWATVEVIAALSAMGVGGAICFASGFQEAVEELSDGAEIQEALLEAAGEMPILGPNCYGLINALDGVALWPDHHGMVPVDRGVAIVTQSSNVAINLTMQTRGLPLAYVVTAGNQAQWDLAQIGMALLDDPRVTALGLHIEGIQDIRRLEALAGRARVLGKAIVALKVGASEQAQAATISHTASLAGSDAGARALLAKIGIGQVSSLSALLETLKLLHTTGPLMSNRIASMSCSGGEACLIADTALSFDVDFPELSERQRIDLRAALGPKVALANPLDYHTYIWADQAAMTACFAAMMDESLALGVVVLDFPRPDRCPAPDWGLVIEAVADAQEASGRPIAILSSLPDTMPEDMARAMIARGIVPMCGFADALEAIAVAAGLGRVEAAPPVLLPGKDGPGGALTEVEAKQRLAAFGVQVPASLLVKGAEGTARAAASLGGAVVLKGMGVAHKTEAGAVRVGLTAETVAAAAGKMTADEFLVEEMIAPPAIEMLVGVVRDPAHGFVLTLGAGGTLTEILADTTQLLLPCSADEITRALSCLRMAPRLEGYRGAPPADITAIASAVLAVQDYVITHAQNVVEVEINPLLCTPHRAVAADALIQLREAP; via the coding sequence ATGGACCGATTGTTGAAGCCGCGTTCGATCGCTGTGATCGGCGGAGGCGCATGGTGTGAGAGTGTCATTCGGGAGTGCCAGAAGATCGGGTTTGCGGGCGACATTTGGCCGGTCCATCCGACGAAGGTCGAGATCCAAGGCCTGGCCGCGGTTGGGTCCGTGGAGGCGTTGCCCGCGGCGCCGGATGCCGCCTTTGTCGGCGTGAACCGTTGGGCTACGGTCGAGGTGATCGCCGCGTTGTCCGCGATGGGGGTCGGAGGCGCGATCTGTTTTGCATCGGGCTTTCAAGAAGCGGTTGAAGAGCTGTCCGACGGGGCGGAAATACAAGAGGCCCTGTTGGAAGCCGCCGGGGAAATGCCGATCCTTGGGCCCAATTGTTACGGCTTGATCAACGCGCTGGATGGCGTCGCCTTGTGGCCTGATCATCACGGAATGGTGCCCGTGGATCGTGGCGTCGCGATTGTCACGCAGTCGTCGAATGTTGCGATCAACCTGACGATGCAGACCCGAGGTTTGCCGTTGGCTTATGTGGTCACGGCGGGCAATCAAGCGCAGTGGGATTTGGCGCAGATTGGCATGGCGTTGCTGGATGACCCCCGCGTTACGGCGCTGGGGCTGCACATTGAAGGGATACAGGACATCCGCCGGTTGGAGGCGCTGGCAGGCAGGGCGCGCGTTCTGGGTAAGGCGATCGTTGCGTTGAAGGTGGGCGCGTCAGAGCAGGCACAGGCCGCAACGATATCCCACACGGCATCGCTGGCGGGAAGTGATGCGGGCGCGAGGGCATTGCTGGCGAAGATCGGAATTGGGCAAGTCAGCAGTTTGTCTGCCCTGCTAGAGACGTTGAAGCTGCTCCATACCACCGGTCCTTTGATGTCCAATCGCATCGCCTCCATGTCGTGTTCCGGGGGCGAGGCCTGTTTGATCGCGGACACGGCGTTGTCTTTTGATGTAGATTTCCCCGAGTTGTCAGAGCGGCAGCGGATTGATCTCCGCGCGGCCCTTGGGCCCAAGGTCGCCTTGGCGAACCCCTTGGACTATCACACCTACATCTGGGCGGACCAGGCCGCGATGACGGCGTGTTTCGCGGCCATGATGGATGAGTCCTTGGCTTTGGGGGTCGTAGTGCTTGATTTCCCGCGCCCCGATCGCTGCCCGGCCCCGGATTGGGGCTTGGTCATTGAAGCTGTCGCCGATGCGCAAGAGGCCTCGGGCCGCCCCATTGCGATCTTGTCCAGCTTGCCCGACACGATGCCGGAAGACATGGCGCGGGCCATGATCGCTCGGGGGATAGTGCCCATGTGCGGTTTCGCAGACGCCTTGGAAGCGATTGCCGTCGCCGCCGGTTTGGGTCGGGTCGAGGCGGCGCCGCCGGTTCTTTTGCCGGGAAAGGACGGGCCCGGTGGGGCGTTAACCGAAGTTGAGGCCAAGCAGCGCCTGGCGGCTTTTGGTGTGCAAGTTCCTGCGTCATTGTTGGTGAAAGGCGCCGAAGGCACGGCGCGAGCGGCGGCGTCACTTGGCGGCGCGGTGGTGCTGAAGGGCATGGGCGTCGCCCATAAGACGGAGGCCGGCGCGGTCCGCGTGGGGCTTACCGCTGAAACTGTTGCTGCGGCAGCGGGCAAGATGACCGCTGATGAATTTCTTGTAGAAGAAATGATTGCCCCCCCGGCCATAGAGATGCTGGTTGGCGTGGTGCGCGATCCTGCCCATGGGTTCGTTCTGACGCTTGGCGCAGGCGGCACGCTAACCGAGATCCTTGCTGACACCACGCAGTTGCTTTTGCCTTGCTCGGCAGACGAGATCACGAGGGCACTTTCCTGCTTGCGTATGGCGCCGCGCCTTGAGGGGTACCGCGGCGCGCCACCCGCAGACATCACAGCAATTGCCAGCGCGGTGCTGGCCGTGCAGGACTACGTCATTACCCACGCGCAGAATGTGGTTGAGGTTGAGATCAACCCGCTTCTCTGCACACCCCACCGCGCCGTCGCCGCCGACGCCCTGATCCAATTAAGAGAGGCCCCATGA
- a CDS encoding carnitine 3-dehydrogenase, with protein sequence MKAAIIGGGVIGGGWAARFLLNGWNVAVFDPDPEAERKIGEVLDNARRALPSLYDTALPAEGALTFTDDLAMACADADWVQESVPERLSIKHKVHADLSALSPEHAVIGSSTSGFKPSELTEKGARVIVAHPFNPVYLLPLIELVGDADHCARAAEVLKTVGMYPLHVRKEIDAHIADRFLEAVWREALWLVKDGIATTEEIDEAIRMGFGLRWAQMGLFETYRVAGGEAGMKHFMAQFGPCLTWPWTKLMDVPEFTDELVDLIAGQSDAQSGHLSIRELERLRDDNLVGIMRALKHSGSGAGGVVARHEAALPKTELPVTLDRQVPQGWTDYNGHMNETHYLEAGSKASDRFMELVGADADYIASGRSYFTVENHVRYLDEVLAGDTLRAETLVLSAEGKKLHLFHQLFRGDGALAATVESLLLHVDLTTRKTSLPSAEVASALAKAAAAHAGQPMPDGAGKVGR encoded by the coding sequence ATGAAAGCAGCAATCATTGGCGGAGGCGTCATCGGCGGCGGATGGGCCGCGCGGTTCTTGTTGAACGGATGGAATGTCGCGGTGTTCGACCCCGACCCGGAAGCCGAACGCAAGATAGGAGAGGTTTTGGACAACGCACGTCGCGCGCTCCCTTCCCTCTATGACACCGCGCTACCGGCGGAGGGCGCCCTGACCTTCACCGATGATCTGGCCATGGCCTGTGCAGATGCGGATTGGGTGCAGGAAAGTGTACCGGAACGACTCTCCATCAAACACAAGGTCCACGCTGACTTGTCCGCGCTGTCGCCAGAACACGCTGTTATCGGATCATCCACCAGCGGTTTCAAACCCTCTGAGCTGACCGAAAAAGGCGCCCGGGTCATCGTCGCGCATCCGTTCAACCCGGTCTATCTGCTGCCTCTGATCGAGTTGGTTGGCGACGCGGATCATTGCGCGCGCGCCGCCGAGGTTCTGAAAACCGTCGGCATGTATCCCCTGCACGTCCGCAAGGAGATCGACGCCCATATCGCCGACCGCTTCCTCGAGGCCGTCTGGCGCGAGGCGCTGTGGCTGGTCAAGGACGGCATCGCCACCACCGAGGAAATCGACGAAGCCATCCGCATGGGCTTCGGCCTGCGGTGGGCGCAGATGGGCCTGTTCGAGACCTACCGCGTGGCCGGCGGTGAGGCCGGCATGAAACACTTCATGGCGCAGTTCGGCCCCTGCCTGACCTGGCCCTGGACCAAGCTGATGGATGTGCCCGAGTTCACGGACGAATTGGTCGACCTGATCGCGGGCCAGTCCGATGCCCAGTCCGGCCACCTCTCCATCCGGGAATTGGAACGGCTGCGCGACGACAATCTTGTGGGCATCATGCGGGCGCTGAAGCACTCCGGCTCGGGCGCGGGGGGCGTTGTGGCCCGTCACGAAGCGGCCCTGCCCAAGACCGAATTGCCCGTGACGCTGGACCGGCAGGTGCCGCAGGGCTGGACCGATTATAACGGCCACATGAACGAGACGCACTATCTGGAGGCCGGTTCAAAAGCCTCGGATCGGTTCATGGAGTTGGTCGGTGCCGACGCCGATTACATCGCCAGCGGGCGCAGCTACTTCACCGTGGAAAATCACGTCCGCTATCTGGATGAGGTTCTTGCGGGCGACACCCTTCGGGCCGAGACATTGGTGCTCAGCGCTGAAGGCAAGAAATTGCACCTGTTTCACCAATTGTTTCGCGGCGACGGGGCATTGGCAGCTACCGTGGAAAGCCTGCTTTTGCATGTCGATCTGACCACCCGGAAAACGAGTCTTCCAAGTGCAGAGGTCGCTTCAGCCTTGGCGAAAGCGGCGGCGGCCCATGCGGGGCAACCGATGCCAGACGGTGCCGGAAAGGTGGGCCGGTAG